One genomic segment of Bradyrhizobium diazoefficiens includes these proteins:
- a CDS encoding oligosaccharide flippase family protein, whose translation MNSVQRSVLFSAVDRYAGLVLFFVSTAVLSRLLTPSEFGVFAVVNALTTVIASAFQEFGGANYLIQKHELSRGTIRTAFTVTWVISLAVAPILFASADVVSQLFGQDSLRRGIQVSALNLLLLPVSGTLIALFRRGMQFGTLAICNLASNMAVALVSIGLAVLNFSYMAPIWGGVAGSIVLTAMLLISYRDFGVLRLSLSEYRDVLRFGLFSSGVSVINIFYNLAPQLFLAKILDFTAVGLYSRAINLTQVFDRLVTQVLNPIIMPAIVSRRAAGTDLKGVYLDAVQLLSAVQWPFLTFVAIMAKPIVLIWLGGAWLEVVPLVRILCLANLALFAACLTYPVFLAVGRVRDALVSSFISLPPSLLALFCASFLGVEAVAACALLTLPFQAAVAIYYLSPNLALRPSEFGRALLKSGVVTMATASGVAACAVLIEAGTLNFVVGLISAFVVAAFCWWWGLIVTGHPLLQHLRQAAAGLVEMAPRLRPSRSVL comes from the coding sequence ATGAATTCAGTGCAGCGTTCGGTCTTGTTTTCGGCGGTGGACCGCTATGCGGGTCTTGTGCTGTTTTTCGTCTCGACCGCGGTGCTTTCGCGTCTGCTCACGCCGAGCGAGTTTGGGGTCTTTGCGGTAGTCAATGCGCTTACCACCGTCATCGCCTCCGCTTTTCAGGAATTTGGCGGGGCGAATTACCTGATTCAGAAACATGAGCTGTCGCGCGGGACTATTCGCACGGCGTTCACTGTCACGTGGGTGATCTCGCTGGCAGTTGCCCCGATTCTGTTTGCCTCGGCCGACGTCGTATCGCAACTCTTTGGGCAGGACAGCCTGAGGCGAGGTATCCAGGTTTCTGCGCTAAATCTTCTCCTTCTGCCGGTCTCCGGAACGCTAATCGCCTTGTTTCGCCGTGGCATGCAGTTTGGGACGCTCGCGATCTGCAATCTTGCAAGCAACATGGCGGTTGCGCTGGTTTCGATCGGGCTGGCGGTATTGAACTTCAGCTACATGGCTCCGATCTGGGGTGGGGTGGCAGGAAGCATCGTTCTCACCGCCATGCTGCTAATCTCGTATCGGGATTTCGGCGTGCTACGCCTTTCGCTCTCCGAATACCGAGACGTCCTCAGATTCGGTCTGTTCTCCAGCGGTGTCAGCGTCATCAATATCTTCTACAACCTTGCGCCCCAGCTCTTTCTTGCGAAGATTCTCGATTTTACGGCAGTCGGTCTCTATAGCCGCGCGATCAACCTGACCCAGGTATTTGACAGGCTCGTCACGCAGGTGCTGAACCCGATCATCATGCCGGCGATTGTGTCCAGGCGTGCAGCCGGGACGGATCTGAAGGGCGTATATCTGGACGCGGTCCAGCTGCTTTCCGCCGTGCAGTGGCCATTTCTCACGTTCGTGGCGATTATGGCAAAGCCGATCGTTTTGATCTGGCTTGGTGGCGCCTGGCTGGAAGTAGTGCCGTTGGTGCGCATTCTTTGCCTTGCAAATCTGGCGCTGTTCGCCGCGTGTCTGACCTATCCCGTGTTCCTGGCAGTTGGACGCGTGCGCGACGCGCTTGTCTCGTCCTTCATCTCGTTGCCCCCCTCGCTTCTTGCCCTCTTTTGTGCGTCCTTTCTTGGCGTGGAGGCAGTCGCAGCATGCGCGTTGCTGACATTGCCGTTCCAGGCGGCGGTGGCGATATACTATCTCAGTCCGAATCTGGCACTCCGGCCAAGCGAGTTTGGCCGGGCCCTGCTGAAGAGCGGTGTCGTCACGATGGCGACCGCTTCGGGCGTAGCCGCCTGTGCGGTGTTGATCGAGGCAGGAACTCTCAATTTCGTTGTAGGCCTCATATCAGCGTTTGTGGTGGCCGCCTTCTGCTGGTGGTGGGGACTGATCGTGACAGGGCATCCTCTGCTGCAGCACCTTCGTCAAGCGGCAGCGGGTCTCGTCGAGATGGCGCCCAGGCTGCGCCCGTCGCGTTCCGTACTGTAG
- a CDS encoding Gfo/Idh/MocA family protein, producing the protein MRDSQLGIGVVGYGYWGPNLVRNFSMNPAARVVSVSDLDPGRLGAIAQLYPAVATTTHYDDLLKDSSIDAIAIATPVHTHYELAMAALRAGKHVLVEKPLATSSEQVTRLIDEADRRGLTFMVDHTFLYTPAVQKIRELLLKRELGDVYYYDSTRSSLGLFQKDVNVIWDLAVHDISIIHHILDEEPVAVSATGSCHVVGSPENMAHITLFFANACVAHVSVNWLSPVKVRQTFIGGSKKMIVYDDLEPTEKIKIYDKGITLDRPPESAHQFRIGYRAGDMWAPHISPKEALQTEIEHFIDCVRTGTQPISSGMSGLRVIEVLEAASRSIAEQGKPVAIRQLPGRLPERARATA; encoded by the coding sequence ATGCGAGATAGTCAGCTGGGAATCGGGGTCGTGGGCTACGGCTATTGGGGGCCCAATCTCGTTCGCAATTTCTCGATGAATCCGGCCGCCCGCGTTGTCAGCGTGAGCGACCTCGATCCAGGGCGGCTCGGGGCCATAGCACAGCTATACCCCGCGGTGGCAACGACCACGCATTATGACGATCTGCTGAAGGACTCCTCGATCGATGCAATCGCCATCGCTACGCCGGTGCACACGCATTACGAGCTGGCAATGGCGGCGTTGAGAGCTGGCAAGCACGTATTGGTCGAGAAGCCCCTTGCGACGAGCTCAGAGCAGGTGACGCGCCTGATCGACGAAGCGGATCGGCGCGGACTGACTTTCATGGTCGATCACACCTTTCTCTACACGCCGGCGGTTCAGAAGATTCGCGAGCTGTTGCTGAAGAGAGAGCTCGGAGACGTCTATTATTACGATAGCACGCGCTCGAGCCTCGGGTTGTTCCAGAAAGACGTAAATGTGATCTGGGATCTGGCGGTGCACGACATCTCGATCATCCACCATATCCTCGATGAAGAGCCGGTTGCGGTCTCGGCGACGGGCTCGTGCCATGTTGTCGGCTCGCCGGAAAACATGGCCCATATCACCTTGTTCTTTGCCAACGCATGTGTGGCCCACGTCAGCGTCAACTGGCTCTCGCCTGTCAAGGTGCGCCAGACGTTCATTGGCGGCAGCAAGAAGATGATCGTCTATGACGATCTCGAGCCGACCGAAAAGATCAAGATCTATGACAAGGGAATTACGCTCGACAGGCCCCCAGAGAGTGCACATCAATTCCGGATCGGTTATCGCGCCGGCGACATGTGGGCTCCGCATATCTCGCCCAAGGAGGCACTGCAGACCGAGATTGAGCATTTTATCGATTGCGTGCGCACCGGGACGCAGCCGATTTCCAGCGGAATGTCTGGGCTGCGAGTGATCGAGGTGCTTGAGGCTGCTTCGCGATCCATCGCCGAACAGGGCAAACCAGTCGCAATCAGGCAGCTGCCGGGCAGGCTACCGGAGCGGGCTCGGGCCACGGCTTGA
- the wecC gene encoding UDP-N-acetyl-D-mannosamine dehydrogenase: protein MPEFQKINVIGLGYIGLPTAALIASRGLQVVGIDTNERIVDTVASGKIHIAEPDLDGLVSKVVSSGALTTSRKPQPADVFIIAVPTPIDHDNRPDLASVHAAVDNIVDLLAPGNLVILESTSPIGTTEAIAKRIVERRPELHIGVNGREDGAIYVAYCPERVLPGRILTELINNDRCIGGITPTCTRRAQRFYKMFVRGACVGTTARAAELVKLTENAFRDTNIAFANELSLICDRFDINVWEVIDIANRHPRVNVLRPGPGVGGHCIAVDPWFIIDSAPDLARVMRTSREVNNAKTQKIIEHAEALIDDHPYANVACCGLTFKANVDDVRESPALEIATHLAAKYGERIKVVEPNLRRLPPQLADYRVAFMTIDEALRSCEIAVLLVDHDEFKMVPLAERRHLDVIDTRGIWQDMPART, encoded by the coding sequence ATGCCTGAATTCCAAAAGATAAATGTCATTGGGCTTGGCTATATCGGGCTGCCGACCGCAGCGTTGATTGCGAGCCGTGGGCTGCAGGTGGTCGGCATCGATACAAATGAGCGCATCGTCGACACCGTTGCATCTGGCAAAATTCACATCGCCGAGCCCGATCTGGACGGTCTCGTCTCCAAGGTCGTGTCAAGCGGTGCGCTCACGACGTCGAGAAAGCCGCAGCCGGCGGATGTGTTCATCATCGCGGTGCCGACCCCGATCGACCACGATAACCGCCCGGACCTGGCAAGCGTTCACGCCGCGGTCGACAATATCGTGGATCTTCTCGCGCCAGGCAATCTCGTCATTCTTGAATCGACATCGCCGATCGGGACAACCGAAGCCATCGCAAAGCGGATCGTTGAACGCAGGCCGGAGTTGCACATTGGCGTCAACGGCCGGGAGGATGGAGCGATCTACGTCGCATACTGTCCCGAACGCGTGTTGCCGGGGCGGATCTTGACAGAGCTTATCAACAACGACAGGTGCATCGGCGGAATAACGCCAACCTGCACGCGCCGTGCGCAACGCTTCTACAAGATGTTCGTTCGCGGTGCTTGCGTCGGCACGACGGCGCGCGCGGCCGAGTTGGTCAAGCTGACGGAAAACGCCTTCCGCGACACCAACATCGCATTTGCGAACGAGCTCTCGTTGATTTGCGACAGGTTCGACATCAACGTCTGGGAGGTGATCGATATCGCCAACCGTCACCCTCGCGTAAACGTTCTGCGGCCGGGACCGGGCGTGGGCGGGCACTGCATCGCGGTCGACCCCTGGTTCATCATCGACTCAGCCCCCGACCTTGCGCGCGTGATGCGGACAAGCCGCGAGGTGAACAACGCCAAGACGCAGAAGATCATCGAGCACGCAGAGGCGCTGATCGACGATCATCCCTATGCGAACGTTGCCTGTTGCGGATTGACGTTCAAGGCGAATGTCGACGACGTGCGTGAAAGCCCGGCCTTGGAGATTGCCACGCATCTCGCGGCCAAATACGGCGAACGGATCAAGGTGGTCGAGCCGAATCTGCGCCGTCTGCCGCCTCAGTTGGCCGATTATCGCGTCGCGTTCATGACCATCGATGAAGCCCTGCGCAGCTGCGAAATTGCGGTTCTGCTTGTCGATCATGACGAATTTAAAATGGTGCCGTTAGCGGAGCGCCGGCACCTCGACGTCATCGACACGCGCGGGATATGGCAGGATATGCCGGCGCGCACCTAA
- the wecB gene encoding non-hydrolyzing UDP-N-acetylglucosamine 2-epimerase, with protein MREHFFILLGTRPEAIKLFPVINRLKAEKHKDIAVTICATAQHRQLLDQVLKLANVVPDFDLNVMTTNQTLDHLTARLLGQIGELLEKVKPTRVIVQGDTATAMTGALASYYHRIPVSHIEAGLRSGDIFAPWPEEVNRKIVGSIADQHFAPTERAARALRSENVADDRIHVTGNTVVDALILAKAMVESDPGLACRWDGIKKRHGNRRIILVTCHRRENFGGGVTNIVNALETILQREDVAVVLPVHPNPNVRDLFASRLSDHPRVVLISPQEYTDFVSLLSLSYLVLTDSGGVQEEAPTFGKPVLVMRDTTERPEGVEAGTARLVGANYDRIVGETFRLLDDDETYAAMARSHNPFGDGHASERIVKVLLDA; from the coding sequence GTGCGCGAGCATTTTTTCATCCTTCTGGGAACCCGGCCGGAAGCAATCAAGCTCTTTCCTGTCATCAATCGGCTCAAGGCCGAGAAGCACAAGGACATCGCCGTAACGATATGCGCGACCGCACAGCATCGACAGCTGCTTGATCAAGTCCTCAAGTTGGCCAATGTGGTCCCGGATTTTGATCTCAACGTCATGACGACAAATCAGACACTGGATCATCTGACCGCCCGGCTGCTCGGACAAATCGGCGAGCTCCTCGAAAAGGTGAAGCCCACTAGGGTCATTGTCCAGGGCGACACGGCAACTGCCATGACGGGTGCATTGGCATCCTATTATCACCGCATACCGGTCTCGCACATTGAGGCCGGACTGCGCAGCGGCGACATCTTCGCTCCGTGGCCCGAGGAGGTGAACCGCAAGATCGTCGGCTCGATCGCCGATCAACATTTTGCCCCGACAGAACGCGCGGCCCGTGCGTTGCGTTCTGAAAACGTGGCTGATGACCGCATTCACGTAACCGGAAACACGGTGGTGGACGCTCTCATCCTCGCGAAAGCCATGGTCGAGTCCGATCCGGGACTGGCATGCCGCTGGGACGGCATCAAGAAGCGTCACGGCAATCGGCGCATCATCCTGGTGACCTGCCATCGCAGGGAAAATTTCGGCGGTGGCGTCACCAACATCGTGAATGCATTGGAGACCATCCTGCAGCGGGAGGATGTCGCCGTGGTGCTCCCCGTGCATCCGAATCCGAATGTCCGAGACCTGTTTGCGTCTCGGTTGTCGGATCACCCGCGGGTCGTTCTCATTTCCCCTCAGGAATACACGGATTTTGTGAGTCTGCTCTCGTTGTCATACCTGGTCCTGACGGATTCAGGCGGCGTCCAGGAAGAGGCCCCGACTTTCGGTAAGCCGGTCCTGGTGATGCGCGATACGACCGAGCGTCCCGAAGGGGTGGAAGCTGGCACGGCACGCCTGGTCGGTGCCAACTACGACAGGATCGTTGGCGAGACATTTCGTCTCCTCGACGATGACGAGACTTATGCTGCCATGGCGCGTTCGCACAACCCGTTCGGTGACGGGCACGCGAGCGAGCGGATTGTGAAGGTGCTTCTCGATGCCTGA
- a CDS encoding WecB/TagA/CpsF family glycosyltransferase, protein MRASFLGCPVDLLTMAETVDLARGAMHSRSRLQHVALNVAKFVNMRSDPVLAADVANSDIVGLDGMGIVWGARALGLPATSRVAGVDLLAELLAVCAHEGFKPYFLGATPGVLQQAMQSARERYPSLVFAGWHDGYFNREQEKDVVRDIQSSGADCLFIGMPTPRKERFLAAHRDDLGVPFIMGVGGTFDILAGAVRRAPVQFQKLGLEWLYRIYQEPGRMWWRYVKTNTLFAGVLAQALMRQALRHPLGAPGAVPRGPSRIGG, encoded by the coding sequence ATGCGCGCCTCATTTCTGGGATGTCCCGTCGACCTGCTGACAATGGCAGAAACCGTCGATCTGGCGCGCGGGGCCATGCACAGCCGGAGTAGGCTGCAACATGTGGCGCTGAACGTCGCCAAATTCGTCAATATGAGGTCTGATCCCGTGCTCGCGGCCGATGTCGCCAACAGCGATATCGTCGGCCTCGACGGCATGGGGATCGTTTGGGGCGCTCGAGCGCTGGGACTCCCGGCCACCTCGCGCGTCGCGGGCGTGGATCTCCTCGCCGAGTTGCTCGCGGTATGCGCGCATGAAGGCTTCAAGCCCTATTTCCTGGGAGCGACCCCCGGCGTGCTGCAGCAGGCGATGCAGAGCGCGCGCGAGAGGTATCCCTCACTTGTCTTTGCAGGCTGGCACGACGGCTACTTCAATCGCGAGCAGGAGAAGGACGTCGTGCGGGACATCCAGTCCAGCGGGGCCGATTGCCTCTTCATCGGCATGCCGACGCCCCGGAAGGAGCGTTTTTTGGCCGCTCACCGCGATGATCTCGGCGTACCTTTCATCATGGGCGTGGGTGGCACATTCGATATTCTGGCAGGCGCCGTTCGGCGCGCGCCGGTTCAGTTCCAGAAACTCGGCCTCGAATGGCTGTACCGCATCTACCAAGAGCCGGGACGGATGTGGTGGCGATACGTCAAAACGAACACGTTGTTTGCGGGCGTGCTGGCGCAAGCGCTCATGAGGCAGGCGCTTCGGCACCCGCTTGGTGCGCCCGGCGCCGTTCCCCGTGGTCCGAGCCGGATCGGGGGTTGA
- a CDS encoding glycosyltransferase, translated as MISVIIPHLNQPDALEACLRSLDAQALPRHAFEIIVVDNGSAAPPTDIVAGHPGVRLQHEPHPGPGPARNAGVVAANGEILAFIDADCRAHPDWLSSVMKWFNLSPAGTVLGGDVRIWHPESAELDAIAAYESVFAYRFKLYIERHGYSGTGNMAVFRRDFDRVGPFAGIEVAEDMEWGERALRAGLRFRYTPEMIVFHPARSSLQELYAKWDRHIAHYRNMAEGKPVWQLRWLAQALLVFASLAPNAVTVLTSDRLHGSGARLKAIAVLCAVRAHRAMTMLSHLRGRRAVAWNR; from the coding sequence ATGATTTCGGTCATTATTCCGCATCTCAACCAGCCCGACGCGCTGGAAGCCTGCTTGCGCAGCCTGGACGCGCAGGCCCTGCCTCGGCACGCATTCGAGATCATCGTGGTGGACAACGGCTCGGCAGCGCCCCCAACGGACATCGTCGCCGGCCATCCTGGTGTACGGCTGCAGCACGAACCGCATCCGGGTCCCGGCCCGGCGCGAAACGCGGGCGTCGTCGCGGCCAACGGCGAAATCCTAGCTTTCATCGATGCCGATTGCAGAGCCCATCCGGATTGGCTGAGCAGCGTGATGAAATGGTTCAACTTGTCGCCGGCTGGCACAGTGCTCGGGGGCGACGTTCGCATTTGGCACCCGGAAAGTGCGGAGCTCGACGCCATTGCGGCTTACGAGAGCGTCTTCGCCTATCGGTTCAAGCTCTATATTGAGCGCCACGGTTATTCCGGCACTGGCAATATGGCGGTGTTTCGTCGCGATTTCGATCGCGTCGGCCCTTTTGCCGGTATTGAGGTCGCCGAAGACATGGAGTGGGGAGAGCGTGCGTTGCGCGCGGGACTTCGATTTCGATACACCCCCGAGATGATCGTCTTCCATCCGGCCCGGAGCTCTCTCCAGGAGCTCTACGCCAAATGGGATCGACACATCGCGCACTATCGCAATATGGCGGAAGGCAAACCTGTGTGGCAATTGCGCTGGCTCGCGCAAGCGTTGCTCGTCTTCGCGTCTCTCGCGCCAAACGCTGTGACTGTGCTGACCAGCGACCGCCTCCATGGTAGCGGCGCCCGCCTCAAAGCTATTGCCGTATTATGTGCTGTCCGGGCGCACCGCGCCATGACGATGCTCTCGCACCTGCGTGGCCGGCGGGCAGTAGCCTGGAATCGTTAG
- a CDS encoding HlyD family type I secretion periplasmic adaptor subunit — translation MKETRQSRADAKPNGLVPARPVERRRKLFRPGPRRAPVIAEFQSDATEVEQQAPPRLARLTLYGVLALIAFAVTWASVSQVEMIVTAQGKLTTTRPNIVVQPLETSVIREIHVKAGDRVNRGDVLATLDPTFSQADFDQLRGRVAGFDASIDRLGAELNGIEYAVKELTNADQVLQGKLFVQRRVAYGAQIQNYDAQIASARANLKTAQDEEAVLLQRLDTMRSIEAMRTTLMDKEVGSRLNFLLSRDARLEVESNLARVRGSIADTTHRLEKARADQKVFAEEFRRTTYQELVETLPKRNSAAEELKKAELRRQLIVLQAPADAVVLDIANRTVGSVVREAETLFVLVPRDVPLQAEVNVEGRDIGQVALGQPVRIKFEAFPFQKYGTSTGEVRVISQDTFSPDTKAEGARRAPAPYYRVLVDLSDTHLRLPAERIQLIPGMAVTAELKVGKRTVISYFLYPLLRGLDESIREY, via the coding sequence ATGAAGGAGACAAGGCAATCACGCGCGGATGCGAAGCCGAACGGTCTCGTTCCGGCCAGACCGGTCGAGCGCCGGCGAAAGCTATTCAGGCCAGGGCCGAGGCGCGCGCCAGTCATCGCTGAGTTCCAGTCCGATGCCACCGAGGTGGAGCAGCAAGCGCCGCCGCGGCTCGCGCGTCTCACCCTCTACGGCGTACTTGCGCTGATTGCCTTCGCGGTCACCTGGGCATCCGTTTCGCAGGTGGAGATGATCGTCACGGCGCAGGGGAAATTGACCACGACGCGTCCCAACATCGTCGTGCAGCCGCTGGAAACGTCGGTCATACGCGAGATCCACGTCAAGGCCGGTGATCGCGTCAACCGCGGCGACGTTCTGGCTACGCTCGATCCGACTTTCTCGCAGGCGGATTTCGATCAATTGCGCGGCAGAGTGGCTGGTTTCGATGCGTCGATCGATCGCCTGGGCGCCGAATTGAATGGAATAGAGTACGCCGTCAAGGAGCTGACGAATGCGGATCAGGTCCTGCAAGGCAAGTTGTTCGTGCAGAGGAGAGTTGCCTACGGGGCGCAGATCCAGAACTACGACGCGCAGATCGCCTCCGCTCGAGCCAATCTCAAGACAGCGCAGGACGAAGAGGCGGTTCTCCTTCAGCGGCTCGACACGATGCGTTCGATTGAAGCGATGCGCACCACGCTGATGGACAAGGAGGTCGGTTCGAGGCTGAACTTCCTACTGTCTCGCGATGCACGGCTTGAGGTCGAGAGCAATCTGGCGCGTGTTCGTGGCAGTATCGCCGATACCACGCATCGGCTGGAAAAGGCCCGCGCTGACCAGAAGGTATTCGCCGAGGAGTTTCGTCGCACCACCTATCAAGAACTGGTGGAGACGCTGCCGAAACGCAATAGCGCAGCAGAGGAATTGAAGAAGGCCGAGCTTCGGCGACAGTTGATCGTCCTGCAGGCGCCGGCCGATGCCGTGGTGCTGGATATCGCGAACCGGACAGTCGGCTCGGTGGTTCGCGAAGCGGAAACGCTGTTTGTCCTGGTTCCACGTGACGTGCCGCTTCAGGCGGAGGTCAACGTCGAGGGGCGGGATATCGGTCAGGTGGCGCTTGGACAACCGGTCCGGATCAAGTTCGAAGCGTTTCCTTTCCAGAAGTATGGAACTTCAACGGGAGAAGTCCGCGTCATCAGTCAGGACACGTTCTCGCCGGATACGAAGGCCGAAGGTGCGCGCCGCGCGCCAGCTCCCTATTACCGCGTACTGGTCGATTTGTCTGACACGCACCTTCGGCTGCCGGCTGAGCGCATCCAACTGATTCCGGGTATGGCGGTGACGGCCGAACTGAAAGTCGGCAAGCGCACCGTGATCTCCTATTTCCTCTACCCGTTGCTACGCGGATTGGATGAAAGCATCCGTGAATATTAA
- a CDS encoding peptidase domain-containing ABC transporter has protein sequence MSLRISAEVDAAGGAKDQVADAPAPGLATQTALECLSKVSGHHGIDLPVERLKHAYAVAGPLSLNLLLRMAKDAGLRARSTKLDWGALIRLGEAYPALAKLANGNWIVVLGAGRRADGTEVVSIFDPLADRKHEVLVVDRDRFCAHWAGDTILIKREQSTQDGRRSFGLRWFVPELLLQWRLFRDVAIAAILLYALGLVVPIFFQLVIDKVLVHESFTTLYVLAAGAAVALVFDAIFGFLRRYLLLYATNRVDIRVATKTFGHLLGLPVTFFEHMAAGVLVKHMQQAARIREFLTGRLFLTTLDALSLFVFLPVLALYSVKLTLMVLAFTAASGAVVGLLMGPFRRRLYDLYQAEGARQALLVETVHGMRTVKTLGMEPAQSRVWDSRCAQSVTMRFGVEKISAGAQALTGFLEKIMTLGIISVGALDVFAGEMTIGALVAFNMLAGRVSGPLVQLVTMVHEYQEVALAVKMLGEVMNQKPERDGRKDGLRPDLAGKIEFDSVSFRYGAEGAPALDDVSFTIEPGSIFGIVGRSGSGKTTLTRLISGMYPVQQGLVRIDGYDSREFDLAHLRRNLGIVLQDNFLFRGTVRDNIACVKRDATFAEVVAAAQLAGADEFIERLPRGFDTMLEEDASNLSGGQKQRLAIARALIVNPRILILDEATSALDSESEMIIRRNLRRLAAGRTVIIVSHRLSMLTEASQILVMDRGRIVDVDRHDHLLSKCTIYRHLWNQQMKQIA, from the coding sequence ATGTCTCTTCGAATTTCCGCTGAAGTCGACGCCGCTGGCGGCGCGAAGGACCAGGTTGCGGATGCCCCCGCGCCCGGATTGGCAACGCAGACGGCATTGGAATGCCTGTCCAAGGTTTCAGGTCACCATGGCATAGATCTGCCGGTCGAGCGGTTGAAGCATGCCTACGCGGTAGCCGGGCCGCTCTCGTTGAATCTCCTGTTGCGCATGGCGAAGGATGCAGGCCTGCGCGCGAGAAGCACGAAACTGGATTGGGGCGCGCTGATTCGTCTCGGAGAGGCCTATCCGGCGCTGGCGAAGCTCGCGAATGGCAACTGGATCGTTGTCCTTGGTGCGGGACGGCGAGCCGACGGCACCGAGGTCGTCAGCATCTTCGACCCGCTCGCCGACCGCAAGCACGAGGTCTTGGTTGTCGATCGCGACCGCTTCTGTGCCCATTGGGCCGGCGACACGATCCTGATCAAGCGCGAGCAGTCGACGCAGGACGGTCGGAGGAGTTTCGGTCTGCGCTGGTTCGTACCGGAACTGCTTCTTCAATGGCGCCTGTTCAGGGACGTCGCCATTGCCGCGATCCTGCTCTATGCGTTGGGCCTCGTCGTCCCGATCTTTTTCCAGCTCGTCATCGACAAGGTTCTGGTTCACGAGAGCTTCACCACGCTCTACGTCCTCGCGGCTGGGGCGGCCGTAGCGCTCGTCTTTGACGCGATATTTGGCTTTCTGCGGCGCTACCTGCTGCTGTATGCGACCAACAGGGTTGACATTCGCGTTGCGACAAAGACGTTCGGTCATCTCCTCGGGCTGCCGGTCACGTTTTTCGAGCATATGGCCGCGGGGGTGCTGGTCAAGCACATGCAGCAGGCAGCGCGGATTCGCGAGTTTCTGACCGGGCGCCTATTCTTGACGACCCTCGACGCGCTCTCGTTGTTCGTCTTCCTGCCGGTCCTTGCGCTCTACAGCGTCAAATTGACTTTGATGGTCCTGGCCTTCACCGCCGCGAGCGGCGCTGTTGTCGGCCTGCTCATGGGCCCTTTCCGGCGACGGCTTTACGATCTTTACCAGGCGGAAGGTGCGCGGCAGGCTCTCCTCGTCGAAACAGTCCACGGTATGCGCACGGTGAAGACGCTGGGGATGGAGCCAGCGCAGAGCAGGGTTTGGGATAGCCGCTGTGCGCAGTCCGTGACCATGCGATTCGGTGTCGAGAAGATTTCCGCAGGCGCCCAGGCGCTCACCGGATTTCTTGAGAAGATCATGACGCTTGGAATCATTTCTGTCGGAGCACTCGATGTCTTCGCTGGAGAAATGACAATCGGCGCGCTCGTCGCTTTCAACATGTTGGCCGGCAGGGTCTCCGGACCACTGGTCCAGCTCGTGACCATGGTGCACGAATACCAGGAAGTTGCTCTTGCCGTGAAAATGCTCGGCGAGGTCATGAATCAGAAGCCTGAGCGTGATGGTCGGAAAGATGGGCTGCGGCCCGACCTTGCCGGCAAAATCGAGTTCGACAGTGTCTCTTTCCGATACGGAGCTGAGGGAGCGCCGGCACTTGACGATGTCTCCTTCACCATCGAGCCAGGCTCGATCTTCGGAATCGTGGGCCGGAGCGGCTCCGGCAAGACGACGCTCACAAGGCTGATTTCGGGCATGTATCCGGTGCAGCAGGGATTGGTGCGTATCGACGGATATGATTCGAGAGAGTTCGACCTCGCACACCTGCGTCGAAATCTCGGAATCGTCCTGCAAGACAATTTCCTGTTTCGCGGGACGGTTCGCGACAATATCGCGTGCGTCAAGCGTGACGCGACCTTTGCCGAGGTCGTCGCTGCGGCGCAGCTCGCAGGCGCCGACGAGTTCATCGAGCGGTTGCCCCGTGGCTTCGACACCATGCTCGAGGAAGACGCCTCCAACCTGTCCGGCGGGCAGAAGCAGCGGCTGGCAATTGCGAGGGCTCTGATCGTCAATCCACGGATCTTGATTTTAGATGAAGCGACGAGTGCCCTCGATTCCGAAAGCGAAATGATCATCAGGCGCAATCTCCGCCGTTTGGCAGCTGGGCGTACCGTCATCATCGTCTCGCATCGGCTGTCGATGCTGACCGAGGCAAGCCAGATCCTGGTGATGGACCGCGGCCGAATCGTCGACGTGGATCGCCACGACCATCTCCTGTCGAAATGCACCATCTACAGGCATTTGTGGAACCAACAGATGAAGCAGATTGCATGA